A region of Reichenbachiella carrageenanivorans DNA encodes the following proteins:
- a CDS encoding HAD-IIIC family phosphatase: MYETEIYLKSITENLPSDVWESFFDTQQSIKKRSVLHWTEHCTECAMPACFTTCDLYSPRIDGKCQRFVKGIEQVKSVNPNDTSPVLKVQFKQWGVFATQGNHELHDPEEVEKKEHKDHKIAQLIQLAQPKFLRKKLSQKRYSVKKNEIIQTQNQSLELPDAFLLDVYNPSSETLYLGIIVRNDDEKYGKLPFQYRLELKPGYNKEIIPFKEIARSVKTELPFRINLIPENINSKIPLYFGVMDFVQLNNYEQNTKASKLKCIVWDLDHTIWNGTLVEDGIENLKLKEGIKEILATIEQKGIINSVVSKNNPELGMEALAHFGLVDFFLYPKISWLPKSKGIREIAMDLNINLNTFMFVDDSIFERKEVENVLPQVRLMDAVDYREILDLEALQIPITSESKKRKEFYLNEVKRSKFSDDYEGEYIEFLKSCHIELEILELQAEHFDRVYELTQRTNQMNFSGNRYKQEDIEAIHKNADLAAYVLKCKDRFGDYGIIAFGVIKKTENRLIDLMFSCRVQSKRVEHAFLTYVLKKYLEKDDFWVTYNHTEKNKFSAQVFEDFGFETIKKEGSLRELKFSQDKDILDDHIISITNK; the protein is encoded by the coding sequence ATGTACGAGACGGAAATATATTTAAAATCTATAACAGAAAACCTGCCTTCGGATGTTTGGGAGAGCTTCTTCGATACTCAGCAAAGTATTAAAAAAAGAAGCGTCTTGCATTGGACGGAGCATTGTACCGAATGCGCCATGCCCGCCTGTTTTACTACATGCGATCTTTATTCGCCTAGGATCGATGGTAAATGTCAGCGTTTCGTCAAGGGAATAGAACAAGTGAAGTCTGTCAATCCCAACGATACATCTCCCGTCCTGAAAGTACAATTTAAACAGTGGGGCGTTTTTGCTACTCAGGGCAATCATGAACTGCACGACCCTGAAGAGGTTGAAAAAAAGGAACATAAGGATCATAAAATTGCCCAGCTGATACAGCTAGCTCAACCAAAATTTCTTCGAAAGAAGTTGAGTCAAAAAAGGTATAGTGTCAAAAAAAATGAAATTATACAAACACAAAACCAAAGCTTAGAACTCCCAGATGCGTTTCTCTTGGATGTATACAACCCTTCTAGTGAGACGCTATATTTGGGGATAATTGTCAGAAATGATGACGAGAAGTATGGAAAGCTTCCCTTCCAATATCGGTTGGAATTAAAGCCAGGATACAATAAAGAAATTATTCCATTCAAAGAGATTGCTCGTAGCGTAAAAACAGAGCTGCCATTCAGAATCAATCTAATTCCTGAAAATATCAATAGCAAAATACCTCTGTATTTTGGCGTGATGGATTTTGTTCAGTTGAATAATTATGAACAAAACACTAAGGCTAGCAAACTCAAGTGTATCGTCTGGGACTTGGATCATACCATCTGGAATGGTACACTCGTGGAAGATGGCATAGAAAACCTCAAATTGAAAGAAGGGATCAAGGAAATTTTGGCCACGATAGAACAAAAAGGAATTATCAATTCGGTAGTTAGTAAAAACAATCCCGAACTGGGAATGGAAGCTTTGGCTCATTTTGGGTTGGTCGATTTCTTTTTATACCCTAAAATATCGTGGCTTCCTAAAAGTAAAGGAATCAGAGAAATAGCGATGGATCTGAATATCAACTTGAATACATTCATGTTTGTCGATGATTCTATTTTTGAGAGAAAGGAAGTCGAAAATGTCTTGCCGCAGGTTCGGCTGATGGATGCGGTAGATTATCGTGAAATATTAGACCTCGAAGCACTTCAAATTCCCATTACCTCAGAAAGCAAAAAGAGAAAAGAGTTTTATCTCAATGAGGTGAAGCGAAGCAAATTTTCAGATGATTATGAGGGCGAGTATATCGAGTTTCTAAAGTCTTGTCATATAGAATTAGAGATATTAGAGCTCCAGGCTGAGCATTTTGATAGGGTGTACGAACTCACCCAGCGAACCAACCAAATGAATTTTTCGGGCAATAGATATAAGCAAGAAGATATTGAAGCCATTCATAAGAATGCGGATCTGGCAGCCTATGTGCTCAAGTGTAAGGACCGGTTTGGTGATTATGGAATTATCGCATTTGGAGTTATTAAAAAAACAGAAAATCGATTGATCGATCTAATGTTTAGCTGTAGGGTGCAGAGCAAAAGGGTAGAACACGCCTTTCTCACCTATGTGCTCAAAAAGTATCTTGAAAAGGACGATTTTTGGGTAACCTATAACCACACAGAAAAGAATAAATTTTCAGCTCAGGTTTTTGAAGATTTTGGTTTTGAAACTATAAAAAAAGAAGGTTCTTTGCGAGAACTGAAATTTAGTCAGGACAAAGATATTCTTGATGATCACATCATATCAATTACAAACAAATAA
- a CDS encoding aminotransferase class I/II-fold pyridoxal phosphate-dependent enzyme produces the protein MSSSSRSTLWMASLAPFGDMIALAEKYNAKVIVDEAHSTGLYGAQGAGKLCALGLEEHLFARVHTFGKAMGVHGAVVCGSQTLIDYLINFARPFIYTTALPVHSLFSIDAAFDYLSENMALQTESKDKIFYFNSLFKQKIGNNPDIQKLESNTPIQPIIVPGNIRAKTMAQALQKHGFDVRPILSPTVKEGSERLRISIHTHNTEQEIAELVNQIALLA, from the coding sequence ATGTCATCATCGAGTCGGTCTACTCTATGGATGGCGAGCCTGGCCCCATTCGGAGACATGATCGCCTTGGCGGAAAAGTACAACGCCAAGGTCATCGTAGACGAAGCCCATAGCACAGGCTTATACGGTGCACAAGGTGCTGGCAAACTCTGTGCATTAGGGCTAGAAGAACATTTGTTTGCACGAGTGCATACCTTCGGGAAAGCCATGGGTGTACATGGTGCAGTGGTATGCGGCTCTCAGACACTGATCGATTACTTGATCAATTTTGCAAGGCCTTTTATATACACCACAGCGCTACCCGTGCACAGCCTGTTTTCGATCGATGCGGCCTTCGATTACCTTTCGGAAAACATGGCATTGCAGACAGAGAGCAAAGACAAGATTTTTTACTTCAATTCTCTATTCAAGCAGAAAATTGGTAACAACCCAGACATTCAAAAACTAGAAAGCAACACCCCAATACAACCCATCATTGTGCCGGGCAATATCCGAGCTAAAACCATGGCACAGGCCTTACAAAAGCATGGGTTTGATGTGCGACCGATCCTTTCTCCTACTGTAAAAGAAGGCTCCGAAAGGCTGCGCATCTCTATTCATACACACAACACCGAACAAGAAATCGCCGAATTGGTAAATCAAATCGCATTATTAGCATGA
- a CDS encoding TylF/MycF family methyltransferase — protein MPLHPFLIKTNLYKFIARVSRPFHHVYKYMTYLDFASKNKGKGLVNDYYYGAAKYENRYQLHDKLLTDLKDEAIYYYEFGVANGDMIRHWSSVNQVETSQFVGFDSFEGLPESWEGKGKGHFDQAGNFPDIKDARVRFVKGWFQQSVYNELLNCQFDKRCVYHLDADLFSSTLYVLFHLHPKLKTGDILIFDEFSSHDHEFEALEVFKKCINEQWNFKFVGAVNNYRQVAFSLE, from the coding sequence ATGCCCTTACATCCTTTTTTGATCAAGACCAACTTGTACAAGTTTATAGCAAGGGTGAGCAGACCTTTTCATCATGTCTATAAATACATGACCTATCTTGATTTTGCAAGTAAAAATAAAGGCAAGGGGCTCGTGAATGACTACTACTATGGGGCTGCGAAATACGAAAATAGATACCAGTTGCATGACAAGCTGTTGACAGATCTTAAGGATGAAGCTATTTATTACTACGAGTTTGGAGTGGCCAATGGAGACATGATCCGGCACTGGTCTTCGGTCAATCAAGTCGAAACTTCTCAGTTCGTAGGGTTTGATTCCTTTGAAGGATTGCCTGAAAGCTGGGAAGGTAAAGGCAAGGGGCATTTTGATCAAGCGGGCAATTTTCCAGACATCAAAGACGCCAGAGTCAGGTTTGTCAAAGGTTGGTTCCAACAGTCGGTATATAATGAATTGCTAAACTGTCAGTTTGATAAACGCTGTGTGTATCATCTAGATGCAGATTTGTTTTCATCGACACTCTACGTGCTCTTTCATCTGCATCCTAAATTGAAAACAGGGGATATACTGATATTTGATGAATTTTCGAGTCATGACCATGAATTTGAGGCCTTAGAGGTCTTCAAAAAATGTATCAATGAGCAATGGAATTTTAAGTTTGTTGGTGCAGTAAACAATTACAGGCAAGTAGCTTTTTCTTTAGAATGA
- the bioD gene encoding dethiobiotin synthase yields MKKYFVTGIDTDSGKTVASAILVEKLKADYWKPIQAGQPTDSDTVRSLISNDKIIHPEGIVLDAPMSPHAAAQLENIELKAAQFQTPETNNTLIIEGAGGLLVPINDSEFVIDLAKPFDAEVILVSRNYLGSINHTMLSINYLQTNNFKIAGIIFNDTPNPATESFILNYSKLPCLGRIEPLTEVNKSAIQSQLQNISL; encoded by the coding sequence ATGAAAAAATATTTTGTAACCGGCATAGACACCGATAGCGGCAAGACCGTAGCCTCGGCCATACTAGTAGAAAAACTAAAAGCAGACTATTGGAAACCCATCCAAGCAGGGCAACCCACCGACTCTGATACGGTACGAAGCCTAATCAGTAACGACAAAATCATCCACCCTGAGGGCATCGTATTGGACGCACCTATGTCGCCCCACGCAGCGGCTCAATTGGAAAACATAGAGCTCAAAGCTGCGCAATTTCAAACCCCAGAAACCAACAACACACTCATCATAGAAGGGGCAGGCGGGTTGCTCGTCCCAATCAACGACAGCGAGTTTGTAATAGACCTAGCCAAGCCATTCGACGCCGAAGTAATCCTTGTCTCACGCAACTACCTCGGGAGTATCAACCACACCATGCTATCTATCAACTATCTGCAAACCAATAATTTTAAAATTGCAGGGATCATCTTCAACGACACACCAAACCCTGCAACAGAAAGCTTCATCCTCAACTATTCTAAGTTGCCCTGTCTTGGCCGTATAGAACCATTAACAGAAGTGAACAAGTCGGCAATCCAATCTCAACTACAAAACATATCTCTATGA
- a CDS encoding polysaccharide deacetylase family protein, with amino-acid sequence MIKYFNYFKKKIADVSLRQMVEIPSLPMAVSFTFDDVPKSGFVNAQKVLDEHQIKGTYYLALSFLEGRSENSDLYNIADLQHCVDQGHELACHTYSHIHLFETKENKVIEQDIAMNKQVLEALPFDCEFLNFSYPYGEQTWQAKKVMSKHFLTCRGIDPGINSGQVDTYNLKAIRLYENFNPLETIFSWLEAHQKNGGWLIFYTHDVQDDYSKHGCSPAYFETVVKKCIELKLITKTVAEVAKTLHLSKG; translated from the coding sequence ATGATTAAGTATTTCAACTATTTCAAAAAGAAAATAGCAGATGTTTCATTGCGACAAATGGTGGAGATCCCTTCTCTTCCTATGGCCGTCAGCTTTACCTTCGATGATGTGCCAAAAAGCGGTTTTGTCAATGCACAGAAGGTACTCGACGAGCATCAGATAAAAGGGACTTACTACCTTGCGCTTTCTTTTTTAGAGGGTAGATCAGAAAATTCGGACTTGTACAACATAGCAGATTTGCAGCATTGTGTTGACCAAGGGCATGAACTCGCCTGCCATACCTATAGTCATATTCATCTTTTTGAAACCAAAGAAAATAAGGTTATTGAACAAGATATAGCGATGAATAAGCAGGTGCTCGAAGCTTTACCTTTCGATTGTGAGTTCTTAAACTTTTCATACCCATATGGTGAGCAAACCTGGCAAGCCAAAAAAGTAATGTCTAAACATTTCCTTACCTGTAGGGGAATTGATCCTGGGATCAATAGCGGGCAAGTGGATACTTACAATTTAAAAGCCATTCGTTTGTACGAAAATTTCAATCCTTTGGAAACCATATTCTCTTGGCTCGAAGCGCATCAAAAAAATGGAGGCTGGTTGATTTTTTATACACATGATGTACAGGATGATTATTCCAAACATGGCTGCTCACCAGCATATTTTGAAACCGTGGTAAAAAAATGCATCGAATTGAAACTAATCACCAAGACAGTGGCTGAAGTAGCTAAAACACTGCACTTATCTAAAGGATAA
- a CDS encoding porin family protein, translating to MKKISLLLVVAALFVASAAQAQLSVGLKGGLNFNSADVSGGDVDSKTGYHIGAYAVIKAGPIGIQPEAYFSVQNLSTDAEDYDLSYIQVPVLLRLGILKVLYLNAGPQFGFNTKAEYGGVDYKDELKGMDTSIALGAGLDLPMGLGAQVRWVKGLSNAAEDGGDWKNSIVQLSVTFALIGKS from the coding sequence ATGAAAAAAATTAGTTTATTACTCGTAGTGGCTGCCTTGTTTGTGGCGTCAGCTGCACAAGCTCAGTTATCTGTAGGCCTTAAGGGTGGTTTGAATTTCAACTCTGCTGATGTATCAGGAGGAGATGTAGATTCTAAGACTGGATACCATATTGGTGCATATGCGGTGATCAAAGCGGGTCCGATCGGAATACAACCAGAAGCCTATTTCTCAGTGCAAAACTTGAGTACGGATGCTGAAGATTATGATTTGTCATACATCCAAGTGCCAGTGTTGTTGAGATTGGGCATTTTGAAAGTATTGTATCTGAATGCTGGTCCTCAGTTTGGTTTCAATACCAAAGCTGAATATGGTGGAGTAGATTATAAAGACGAATTGAAGGGTATGGATACTTCTATCGCATTGGGTGCAGGTCTGGATTTGCCAATGGGGCTAGGTGCTCAGGTACGTTGGGTAAAAGGATTGAGCAATGCGGCTGAAGATGGTGGAGATTGGAAAAATTCTATCGTGCAGCTGTCTGTTACTTTTGCATTGATTGGTAAAAGCTAA
- a CDS encoding adenosylmethionine--8-amino-7-oxononanoate transaminase: MNSAEITQTDKDLIWHPFTPLVNPFGHIPIKSAKGAKLFTHEGQTIIDAVSSWWVNIHGHANEQIADAIHKQALELEHVIFAGFTHEPAVRLAKNLMTILPDNYSKIFFSDNGSTSIEVALKMAFQYWYNQGKEHKTKIIALDGAYHGDTFGSMSVSERSGFTRPFFPFLFDIESLDFPTEENFDKVLAHFDELTNDEACAAFIFEPLVQGAGGMRMYSPEMLQQLISLAQSRGVICIADEVMTGWGRTGTTFACDQIEASPDITCISKGITGGALPLGITACNSKIEAAFQSEELSKALLHGHSYTGNPMICAAANASFEIFESPECKNNIQRVHNKHLKFVEQLKTFDKVENIRLQGTIVAFDLKGFGETGYDSDARKKIYPYFLERGVLIRPLGNVIYLLPPYVITDDELDLVYETLLEFLRNE; the protein is encoded by the coding sequence ATGAACAGCGCAGAAATCACACAAACAGACAAAGATCTAATCTGGCATCCATTTACCCCTTTGGTCAACCCCTTTGGGCATATTCCTATCAAATCTGCCAAGGGAGCCAAGCTATTTACACACGAAGGCCAAACGATCATCGATGCAGTGTCTTCTTGGTGGGTGAATATCCACGGCCATGCCAACGAGCAGATCGCAGATGCCATCCACAAGCAAGCGCTAGAGCTAGAGCACGTGATATTCGCAGGATTCACACACGAGCCAGCCGTGCGACTGGCCAAAAACCTAATGACGATCCTACCAGACAATTATTCCAAGATCTTCTTTTCAGACAATGGCAGCACGTCGATCGAAGTGGCCTTAAAAATGGCCTTCCAATATTGGTACAACCAAGGGAAAGAACACAAAACCAAAATCATAGCACTCGATGGCGCCTACCATGGCGATACTTTTGGGTCTATGTCTGTGAGTGAACGAAGTGGCTTTACGCGCCCATTCTTTCCTTTTCTATTCGACATAGAATCGCTAGACTTTCCTACAGAAGAAAACTTTGACAAGGTACTGGCGCACTTCGATGAACTGACCAATGACGAAGCCTGCGCGGCATTTATCTTCGAACCATTGGTGCAAGGCGCTGGTGGCATGCGCATGTATTCGCCAGAGATGCTACAACAACTCATCAGCTTAGCCCAATCACGCGGTGTGATCTGCATCGCCGACGAAGTGATGACGGGCTGGGGACGTACAGGTACTACTTTTGCCTGCGATCAAATCGAAGCCAGTCCTGACATCACTTGCATCTCCAAAGGTATCACGGGTGGGGCACTTCCACTTGGCATCACGGCTTGCAACAGTAAAATAGAGGCCGCCTTTCAGAGTGAAGAGCTCTCGAAAGCCCTCCTCCACGGACACTCCTACACGGGCAATCCCATGATCTGTGCTGCGGCCAATGCCAGCTTTGAAATCTTCGAATCTCCCGAATGCAAAAACAACATCCAGCGTGTACACAACAAACACCTCAAGTTTGTAGAGCAACTCAAGACCTTCGACAAAGTAGAAAACATCAGACTACAAGGCACTATAGTGGCCTTCGATCTCAAGGGCTTTGGCGAGACGGGCTACGACAGTGACGCCCGCAAGAAAATCTACCCCTATTTCCTCGAAAGAGGCGTGCTGATACGACCACTAGGCAATGTGATCTACCTCCTACCGCCCTACGTGATCACAGACGATGAATTGGACTTGGTGTATGAGACGCTCCTTGAGTTTTTGAGAAATGAATAA
- a CDS encoding DUF1987 domain-containing protein encodes MEKFLSTPSHTTPYIYFNPENEILEMKGNSTLINAREVFSELYTALGNFKKSIYPKLKVNIQLEYFNTSTYKCLLDTMICLKEIKSTGKNIVVTWYYNIEDEDALEHGEDIAQLSGMHLDLVGI; translated from the coding sequence ATGGAAAAATTTCTATCTACCCCTTCGCACACCACTCCCTACATCTATTTCAATCCAGAAAATGAGATCTTAGAAATGAAAGGCAATTCCACCTTGATCAATGCCCGTGAGGTATTTAGCGAATTGTATACAGCCTTAGGCAATTTCAAAAAAAGTATTTATCCCAAACTAAAAGTAAACATCCAACTAGAGTACTTCAATACCTCTACCTACAAATGTCTACTCGATACCATGATTTGTCTCAAGGAAATCAAGTCTACTGGTAAAAATATCGTAGTAACCTGGTACTACAACATCGAAGACGAAGACGCTCTCGAACATGGCGAGGACATCGCTCAGCTTTCTGGTATGCACCTCGATTTGGTAGGTATCTGA
- a CDS encoding aminotransferase class I/II-fold pyridoxal phosphate-dependent enzyme, with amino-acid sequence MTDHISQKLEERVEAGSKRQLTTAEGLIDFVSNDYLGLSRSQDLFDRIKNYDYSQETNLNGSTGSRLLAGNSATAQKLETKLAGIFKSEATLLFNSGYVANMALISSVPQRGDTILYDSLSHVCLKEGAFLSKANRFAFRHNDCEDLETKLKQATGNIYVIIESVYSMDGEPGPIRRHDRLGGKVQRQGHRRRSP; translated from the coding sequence ATGACGGATCATATCTCACAAAAGCTGGAGGAAAGAGTAGAAGCAGGAAGCAAACGGCAGCTAACAACCGCCGAAGGACTGATCGATTTTGTATCCAACGACTACCTTGGACTGAGCCGATCCCAAGACCTATTTGACCGAATCAAAAACTATGACTACAGCCAAGAGACCAATCTCAACGGTTCTACGGGCTCGCGACTACTGGCTGGTAACTCTGCCACAGCTCAAAAACTAGAAACAAAACTGGCGGGTATTTTCAAAAGCGAAGCCACCCTCCTCTTCAACTCTGGCTATGTAGCCAACATGGCACTGATCTCGTCGGTGCCTCAGCGTGGCGACACCATCCTCTACGATAGTCTGTCGCATGTCTGCCTCAAAGAGGGCGCATTTCTAAGCAAAGCCAATCGGTTTGCCTTTCGGCACAACGACTGCGAAGACCTCGAAACCAAACTCAAACAAGCCACTGGCAATATATATGTCATCATCGAGTCGGTCTACTCTATGGATGGCGAGCCTGGCCCCATTCGGAGACATGATCGCCTTGGCGGAAAAGTACAACGCCAAGGTCATCGTAGACGAAGCCCATAG
- a CDS encoding YitT family protein, whose translation MKELVSEIEKKIILRRNIKDVFFIIIGVCMASIGLKGFLLPNHFLDGGAMGLSLLFQILTPINLSLLILLVNAPFVLMGYKQISPQFAIKSTLAIVALASLVHIIEIPPFTADKLLIAVFGGFFLGSGIGFSIRGGAVIDGTEVLALSVSRKSSLTVGDFIALFNIVLFAFAALVVSLETAMYSMLTYLAASKTVDFIINGIEEYIGVMIISDQAESVKSMIADDLGRGVTAFLSDGGYGKKGNTLPDRKILFCAITRLEVSKVLLEVEKIDPSAFVIQYPIKDTKGGMIKKRPLH comes from the coding sequence GTGAAAGAGTTAGTCTCAGAAATTGAAAAGAAGATCATTCTTCGAAGAAATATAAAAGATGTATTTTTTATCATCATCGGCGTATGTATGGCGAGTATTGGACTCAAAGGATTCCTACTCCCCAACCACTTCTTAGATGGTGGAGCCATGGGACTGTCCTTGCTATTTCAGATCCTAACCCCAATCAATCTGTCGTTACTCATTTTGCTTGTGAATGCACCTTTTGTCCTCATGGGTTATAAGCAAATCTCCCCACAATTTGCAATCAAAAGCACACTTGCAATAGTGGCATTAGCATCTCTGGTTCACATCATAGAGATTCCACCCTTCACTGCTGACAAATTGCTCATTGCTGTTTTCGGGGGATTTTTCTTGGGAAGTGGCATCGGGTTTTCTATCCGAGGTGGTGCCGTGATTGATGGCACTGAGGTGCTCGCACTCTCGGTAAGCAGGAAATCCAGTCTGACAGTAGGAGATTTCATCGCTTTGTTCAATATCGTGCTATTTGCCTTCGCCGCACTTGTGGTGAGTCTGGAAACAGCTATGTATTCTATGTTGACCTATTTGGCCGCTTCCAAAACCGTGGATTTCATTATCAATGGTATCGAAGAATACATTGGAGTCATGATCATATCGGATCAAGCCGAATCCGTAAAATCTATGATTGCAGATGATTTGGGAAGAGGAGTTACGGCATTTTTATCCGACGGTGGCTATGGCAAAAAAGGCAATACCCTACCTGATCGTAAAATTCTATTCTGCGCAATCACCAGACTAGAAGTATCGAAAGTACTGTTAGAAGTAGAAAAAATAGACCCTTCTGCGTTTGTGATCCAGTATCCGATCAAAGACACCAAAGGTGGTATGATCAAAAAGCGACCACTACATTGA